Proteins co-encoded in one Pleurodeles waltl isolate 20211129_DDA chromosome 1_2, aPleWal1.hap1.20221129, whole genome shotgun sequence genomic window:
- the LOC138256627 gene encoding basic salivary proline-rich protein 2-like, which translates to MPRANPSNHPEGTPRQTLCAPGGNPEPTLCLPGGNPAPNPLRTRWEPRAKPSAHPVGTPLQTLCAPGGCPAPTPLNTRREPRDKPSAHPVGTPRQTLCLPGGNPNQTLCAPGGCPRQTLCAPGGNPEPTLCLPGGNPAPNPLRSRWEPRAKPSAHPVGTPRQALCAPGGNPNQTLCAPGGNPNHTLCAPGGRPAPTPLRTRWTPRANPSTTRWEPQPNPLRTRWMPRAKPSAHPVGTLNQPSAHPVDAPRQTLCAPGGNPEPTLCAPGGNPATNPLRSRWEP; encoded by the coding sequence ATGCCCCgcgccaacccctctaaccacccggAGGGAACCCCGCGCCAAACCCTCTGCGCTCCCGGTGGGAACCCTGAACCAACCCTCTGCTTACCCGGTGGGAACCCCGCGCCAAACCCTCTGCGCACCCGGTGGGAACCCCGCGCCAAACCCTCTGCGCACCCGGTGGGAACCCCGCTCCAAACCCTCTGCGCACCCGGTGGATGCCCCGCGCCAACCCCTCTAAACACCCGGAGGGAACCCCGCGACAAACCCTCTGCGCACCCGGTGGGAACCCCGCGACAAACCCTCTGCTTACCCGGTGGGAACCCCAACCAAACCCTCTGCGCACCCGGTGGATGCCCGCGCCAAACCCTCTGCGCACCCGGTGGGAACCCTGAACCAACCCTCTGCTTACCCGGTGGGAACCCCGCGCCAAACCCTCTGCGCTCCCGGTGGGAACCCCGCGCCAAACCCTCTGCGCACCCGGTGGGAACCCCGCGACAAGCCCTCTGCGCACCCGGTGGGAACCCCAACCAAACCCTCTGCGCACCCGGTGGGAACCCCAACCACACCCTCTGCGCACCCGGTGGACGCCCCGCGCCAACCCCTCTGCGCACCCGGTGGACGCCCCGCGCCAACCCCTCTACCACCCGGTGGGAACCCCAACCAAACCCGCTGCGCACCCGGTGGATGCCCCGCGCCAAACCCTCTGCGCACCCGGTGGGAACCCTGAACCAACCCTCTGCGCACCCGGTGGATGCCCCGCGCCAAACCCTCTGCGCACCCGGTGGGAACCCTGAACCAACCCTCTGTGCACCCGGTGGGAACCCCGCGACAAACCCTCTGCGCTCCCGGTGGGAACCCTGA